In Fodinibius salicampi, the genomic window CGGGCGATAACGTGACGATGGACGTGACGTTGATCCAGCCGGTGGCCATGGAAGAGGGGCTTCGGTTTGCAATCCGCGAAGGCGGTCGCACAGTCGGCGCCGGCGTGGTAACTGACATAATTGAATAGAAATGGTTGAGTGGTGCTGTAATCCACTAAGGAGATACAGTACCACTGCTCAATGAAAGATTATAAGCTGTGGCTACACAACAAAAAATCCGAATAAAACTTAAGTCGTACGATCACAATTTGATTGACAAATCGGCTGAAAAAATAATTCAGACGGTTAAGTCGACAGGAGCTGTGGTGTCAGGACCGATACCGCTCCCGACAAAGAAGAATATAATTACTGTGCTTCGAGGTCCTCATGTAAATAAGAAAGCACGGGAACAATTTGAGTATCGCTCACATAAGCGATTGATTGATATCTTATCGACTGGTTCTCAAACCGTCGATGCATTGATGAAGCTGGAGTTGCCCTCTGGTGTGGACGTAGAAATTAAAGTGTAACATTTTAGCGATCACTGAACAATGAGTAGTGGTTTAATAGGAAAAAAAGTTGGAATGACCAATATATTCGATGACAATGGCCGGAATTACGCGGTTACTGTTATCGAAGTTGATCCATGTGTTATAACACAGATCAAAACTGAAGAATCTAACGGCTATAAAGCGGTGCAACTAGCTGCTTTTGATAAGAAAGAAAAGAACGTATCTAAGCCGGTATTAGGTCACTTTAAGAAAGCGGGTGTAAAGCCAAAACAGTATATAAAAGAGTTTAGGAACTTTATTCCTGAAGGTTTTGATGTTGGCGATGAGCTTAACATTGAAGATGTCTTTAGCGTAGGCGACGAAGTTGATGTCGTTGGCGTTAGCAAAGGAAAAGGATTTACCGGAGTTATGAAGCGTTATAACTTTAAAGGAGTAGGTGAAGCTACTCACGGACAACACAACCGTCAGCGGCACCCCGGTTCTATTGGTCAGGCCTCAGATCCTTCTCGCGTTTTCCCGGGCATGAAAATGGCTGGACGTAGTGGGAATGAACGAGCTAAAATTAAAAATTTGACGATAGCAAAGATTTTTCCTGAGTCAAATTTGATGATGGTTACAGGCTCTGTTCCGGGACCAAATGGACGGTTTGTAGAAATTTACAATTGATAGTAAGATAAATTGCAATGAAGCTTCCGATTTATACAACTGAAGGAAAAGATAGCGGTAATAAGGCTGAATTAGCCGACTCAATATTTGATATTGAGCCCAATGAAACCGTTATCTATGAAGATGTTCGCCGCTATATGGCGAATCAGCGACAAGGTACTGCAAATACAAAGGAACGAGGTGAGGTTCGAGGCGGTGGGCGTAAGGCGTATCGCCAGAAAGGAACTGGCCAGGCACGACGTGGTTCCATTCGTTCTCCTCTCTTAAAAGGAGGTGGAACAGTTTTTGGACCGAAGCCCCGGGATTATTCGTTTAGTATTTCGAAAAAATCTCACAAGCTTGCTCGGAAGTCAGCTTTATCTATCAAGGCATCGGAGGATGCTCTTAAAATAGTAGATGATTTTAGTTTCGATGTTCCGAAGACCCGTAAAGTGGTTGATATTTTGAAGGGACTTGAAGTTGAAAATGATAAAGTGTTGATTCTAACGGCAGAAACAGATGTTACTGTTTATAAATCGGCACGAAACATTCCGAATGTTGAAGTATTGGAAGCAAATAAACCCACTACTTATCAGATATTAGATGCTGATATTATTTTAATTCAAGAAAGTGCGGTTGAAGTTTTACAAGGATCTATTGAACCTGTTGAGGAGGTTGAAGCATGAGTGAAATATTGAAAAAGCCATTAATTACAGAAAAATTAACTCGACTTCAGGAAGAAGGTAAATACGCCTTTAAAGTAGATAAGTATGCTACTAAAACTGATATCAAAAAAGCTGTAAAGGAAAGATATCCTGATGTGAAGGTAGGGAAGGTGAATACTATGATTATGCCTTCTAAGCCTAAGGGTCGTTTTACAG contains:
- the rplD gene encoding 50S ribosomal protein L4 — protein: MKLPIYTTEGKDSGNKAELADSIFDIEPNETVIYEDVRRYMANQRQGTANTKERGEVRGGGRKAYRQKGTGQARRGSIRSPLLKGGGTVFGPKPRDYSFSISKKSHKLARKSALSIKASEDALKIVDDFSFDVPKTRKVVDILKGLEVENDKVLILTAETDVTVYKSARNIPNVEVLEANKPTTYQILDADIILIQESAVEVLQGSIEPVEEVEA
- the rplC gene encoding 50S ribosomal protein L3, with the protein product MSSGLIGKKVGMTNIFDDNGRNYAVTVIEVDPCVITQIKTEESNGYKAVQLAAFDKKEKNVSKPVLGHFKKAGVKPKQYIKEFRNFIPEGFDVGDELNIEDVFSVGDEVDVVGVSKGKGFTGVMKRYNFKGVGEATHGQHNRQRHPGSIGQASDPSRVFPGMKMAGRSGNERAKIKNLTIAKIFPESNLMMVTGSVPGPNGRFVEIYN
- the rplW gene encoding 50S ribosomal protein L23: MSEILKKPLITEKLTRLQEEGKYAFKVDKYATKTDIKKAVKERYPDVKVGKVNTMIMPSKPKGRFTAGGYIEGREKVWKKAIVTLKEGEIDFFSEI
- the rpsJ gene encoding 30S ribosomal protein S10; translation: MATQQKIRIKLKSYDHNLIDKSAEKIIQTVKSTGAVVSGPIPLPTKKNIITVLRGPHVNKKAREQFEYRSHKRLIDILSTGSQTVDALMKLELPSGVDVEIKV